A single Dermacentor albipictus isolate Rhodes 1998 colony chromosome 3, USDA_Dalb.pri_finalv2, whole genome shotgun sequence DNA region contains:
- the LOC139057225 gene encoding uncharacterized protein translates to MEVVQVEGTDIRPEDFGKGAGWCDVKRKKQADGATESAHNQHVHMQPRTVATSTTGVTTAQYKRKYARQVQQVAMASRMPELPPDDYKIVVRPRGGFNVRDYGTDRIYCCLRNAAGVGREAAGEDSICLNVKQNVVVLSTPSEDRAKRYGAISKLCIGDREFEANSYQAAPENTSKGLIRNISKSESPADIIANLVTQRNPGVLHAKRMSNTDNIIVLFDGFHVPRYVYYGPMLVRCSLYRKQIDVCYECGRLGHRADVCPNPNDKICRGCGRNNPSPDHQCEPRCRLCGKGHFTGDRRCKARYKTPYVVKRRQLERKRQEEEEAATACGSGYNSSSDCNGNDSYYLNFPKIDRHSVTDNRRGRSTSRGGKGRAGTSRSRSRSRNRAQRPGSTSMTRGGGGLGTAAVGHINQQSQQQQPWQQQVHKSTGQQVSWAAVAASPGGGGASAGRSGGPAVGGGGGNELERAIERVLKQRLEPLELIIAELKRENALLREENIKLKGEAPQPQQPSQRQTMMPPTSAPRSPTPSRPEPAGMDTDNEGSSRETADERDDRPVTAKRIALDPARPDSKQGCGRYEKLQKRVDNIEKSLEERFTTQTALMNEMFNTALAKLSDQITQMFAAHLVRIDDIETRLSPAAGRPIRTMSKPYARQQQHNQQQQNTLTDVETQPQLQPQQQPSRLDSDGLN, encoded by the coding sequence ATGGAAGTTGTACAGGTCGAAGGAACAGATATTAGGCCGGAAGATTTCGGCAAGGGAGCGGGGTGGTGCgatgtcaagaggaagaaacaggccgacggtGCGACCGAGTCGGCGCATAACCAGCATGTGCACATGCAGCCACGGACGGTAGCCACATCGACTACGGGAGTCACCACAGCGCagtacaaaaggaagtacgcccgtcaagtgcagcaggttgccatggcaagccgaatgccagagttaccgccggacgattacaaaatcgtcgtacgccctcgaggcggcttcaacgtgcgcgattacggcacggatcgcatttactgctgcctacgtaacgcggcgggtgtaggcagagaagcggccggcgaagatagcatctgcctcaacgttaaacagaacgtggtggtgctcagcacgccgtctgaagacagagccaaacgctacggagccattagcaagctgtgcatcggagaccgagagttcgaggcgaatagctatcaagccgccccggagaacacttccaagggcctcattaggaacatttccaagagcgagagcccggcagacatcatcgctaatctagtaacgcagcgcaaccccggagtgctgcacgcgaaacgcatgagcaacaccgacaacataatcgttttgttcgacggattccacgtaccgagatacgtatattacggacctatgcttgtcagatgctccctctacaggaagcagattgacgtgtgctacgagtgcggcaggctgggacaccgcgccgacgtgtgccccaatcccaacgacaagatttgccgtggatgcggacgcaacaatccgtcgcctgaccatcaatgcgagccgcggtgtcgactgtgcggcaagggacacttcacgggagaccgcaggtgcaaggcgaggtacaagaccccatacgtagtcaagcgtcgccaactagagcgaaaaagacaagaagaggaagaagcagccacagcgtgcggcagcggttacaacagcagcagcgactgtaatggcaacGACAGCTACTACCTCAATTTTCCAAAGATAGACCGCCATTCagtcaccgacaaccgaagaggaCGCTCGACTAGCCGCGGCGGGAAGGGCCGTGCGGGAACATCCCGATCTCGATCCCGCTCTCGCAACCGAGCACAGAGGCCGGGAAGTACGTCGATGACGCGCGGTGGCGGCGGTCTGGGCACCGCAGCTGTGGGCCACATCAACcaacaaagtcagcagcagcagccatggcagcagcaagttcacaagagcactgggcaacaggtgagctgggcggctgtcgccgcttctcccggcggcggaggcgcttcggcgggccgctctggcgggcccgctgttggcggcggcggtgggaacgagctcgagcgagcgatagAGCGAGTCCTAAAACAACGTCTAGAGCCATTAGAATTGATAATTGCAgagcttaaacgcgaaaatgcGCTCCTTAGAGAGGAGAATATCAAATTGAAAGGCGAGGCTCCACAACCGCAGCAACCATCGCAACGTCAAACGATGATGCCGCCGACCTCAGcgcctcgatcaccgactccatcacggcctgagccggccgggatggacacggacaacgagggaagctcgagggagacggcggatgaacgcgatgatcgaccagttaccgcgaaaaggatcgcactagatcccgcaagacccgacagcaaacagggatgcggccgttatgagaaactacagaaacgtgtggacaatattgagaagagcctcgaggaacgttttacaacacagacggctcttatgaacgaaatgttcaataccgcgctagctaagctctctgaccaaataacacaaatgttcgccgcgcacttggtgcgcatagacgacatagaaacgaggctgtcgccagctgcaggcagaccaatcagaacaatgagcaagccatacgctagacagcaacaacacaatcagcagcagcaaaacacgctcacagacgtagagacgcaaccgcagctgcaaccgcagcagcaaccaagtcgcctcgatagtgacgggttaaattaa